The following are encoded together in the Diachasmimorpha longicaudata isolate KC_UGA_2023 chromosome 3, iyDiaLong2, whole genome shotgun sequence genome:
- the LOC135160818 gene encoding protein phosphatase Slingshot isoform X1, whose amino-acid sequence MALVTVQRSPSVSSSPQSSKGVLLCVVPPPDAPQPPSPWSSILRSTCEDKNIEKVKSKCTQRSSSIRLECGDYSDSGAGAPADEEDATRGCKSLSECYFAGKGAALILPPTERARPSRRVSAAGCDIQQHLQSMFWLLRPEETLKMAVKLESVHPGRTRYLVVVSCNGNQDAEESCLLGIDCHAQATVGLVLRVLADTAITLDGDGGFSVSVCGRQHIFKPVSVQAMWSALQTLHKVSSKAREQNYFSGGLSHDWVSYYEQRIASDRSCLNEWNAMDSLESRRPPSPDSVRTKPREREETERVIRATLKEIMMSVDLDEVTSKYIRGRLEEQLDMDLVEFKPFIDQEMLIILGQMDAPTEIFDHVYLGSEWNASNLEELQKNGVRHILNVTREIDNFFPGMFNYLNVRVYDDEKTDLLKHWDDTFKYISKARKEGSKVLVHCKMGVSRSASVVIAYAMKAYNWDFSQAWKHVKNKRNCIKPNSSFLSQLETYQGILDAMKNKEKLQRSKSDTNLKSPTRLHRSKTNPDDEKTPHPILTSSSGTYLKKRGQRPKSWSPHVELQDILPAVTLSQSLENIDKTSGVSREDLLRPQGAQKQGNVLCLMPCVNGQSYSVSQNQIVHLEGSETPTTTSKIPKKFAYFNKSPQGQKRRGLVLNLTNQFEAAGSKPGTPEDSQGSPEGDQKPLQRENSQRSLPGNQLSDDKNVKIILNNEINDSKRLDVSQKWCNNTRRPSKQERISPTGGDKQKQEQKDKSENWEKPQKRKLKKEDPFSAHVDKVFDREERRDPSRESPSRQSSWSSYDSAVGLDTSVYTSWSTLPSRNSSWGSYDMRGDPRDPLGSSGLFPYDREEIPWHPGTVKRTKQKLEEGNVKRVCTQVEDDKRDEVSSTDGLQEDIMGFRGSPTLGRRGGGKGERLAEGSRGIEIKESLNHQADRLSTSAPVPSSLLEHNAIGTLRTCRSESETSNQVVDTTQCPSVKHHKMILENLSNKTKRCFPGEDSPEVISSSSSSSSSSEGHRGIPGIVKNLKKEFEAKSTRFERSPEGTDEEKWSRKEGKTKVRSLPSSPVIAHNDGKIRVNVDGEESHGKSVLKSNEDLSVRVLVDKYEKPGVKMRGEVHPPARSKIATHEFARRSAPVTMTSTSFMEEGERGRPPVGGCQGVIATVVAQAASKKQQQHGRTHPLARLQVRPRLGPLYNTM is encoded by the exons ATGGCATTGGTGACGGTGCAGCGATCGCCCAGTGTTTCAAGCTCACCCCAGAGCTCG AAAGGTGTATTACTTTGTGTTGTACCTCCACCTGACGCTCCACAGCCACCCTCACCGTGGTCGAGCATCCTGCGGTCCACGTGCGAGGACAAGAACATTGAAAAAGTCAAGTCCAAGTGCACACAGAGATCCAGCAGCATTCGATTGGAATGTGGGGATTACAGT GACTCGGGCGCAGGAGCACCGGCCGACGAGGAGGATGCAACGCGTGGCTGCAAGAG tttaagCGAATGCTACTTTGCGGGAAAAGGAGCAGCGCTGATACTCCCCCCGACTGAACGTGCAAGACCATCACGTCGTGTCTCAGCAGCAGGATGCGATATACAGCAGCATCTCCAGTCAATGTTTTGGCTGCTGCGACCCGAGGAAACCCTAAAAATG GCTGTTAAATTGGAATCAGTTCATCCGGGAAGAACGCGTTACCTTGTCGTTGTTTCATGCAATGGTAACCAGGATGCAGAGGAGAGCTGCCTCCTTGGTATTGATTGTCATGCACAGGCGACCGTTGGGCTCGTTCTACGAGTGCTCGCCGACACGGCTATAACCCTCGACGGTGACGG GGGATTCAGCGTCAGTGTGTGCGGACGACAACACATCTTCAAACCCGTCTCGGTACAGGCCATGTG gtcAGCACTGCAGACTCTCCACAAAGTCTCGAGCAAAGCGAGGGagcagaattatttttctggtgGTTTGTCACACGATTGGGTCAGCTACTATGAGCAACGTATCGCGAGTGATCGCTCGTGTCTCAACGAGTGGAATGCCATGGATAGTCTTGAGTCCAGGAGGCCACCATCGCCGGACAGTGTCCGCACGAA ACCCAGAGAACGCGAAGAAACTGAACGGGTGATCCGTGCGACACTGAAGGAGATAATGATGTCAGTGGATCTCGACGAAGTGACATCCAAGTACATCCGTGGGAGGCTCGAGGAGCAGTTGGATATGGATCTAGTTGAATTCAAACCATTCATCGATCAGGAGATGCTGATTATTCTCGGTCAGATGGATGCGCCCACAGAGATATTCGATCACGTGTACTTGGGAAGCGAATGGAACGCCAGTAATCTCGAGGAGTTGCAGAAAAATGG CGTTCGTCACATTCTCAACGTAACCCGAGAAATCGATAACTTCTTCCCAGGAATGTTCAACTACCTCAACGTAAGAGTCTACGATGATGAGAAAACAGATCTCCTGAAGCACTGGGACGATACCTTCAAGTACATCTCCAAAGCCCGAAAAGAGGGCTCAAAAGTCCTTGTTCACTGTAAAATGGGTGTCTCTCGTTCAGCATCAGTGGTGATAGCCTACGCCATGAAGGCCTACAACTGGGACTTCTCCCAAGCGTGGAAGCACGTGAAAAATAAACGCAACTGCATAAAGCCCAACTCCTCGTTTCTCTCGCAATTGGAGACTTACCAGGGAATTTTAGACGCCATGAAGAACAAGGAGAAACTCCAGCGTTCGAAGTCTGATACTAATTTGAAATCCCCGACTCGCCTCCATCGTTCGAAGACGAATCCTGATGATGAGAAAACACCCCATCCCATCCTGACATCATCCTCAGGGACCTATCTCAAGAAAAGAGGCCAGAGGCcgaagagttggtcgccccaCGTGGAGCTGCAGGATATACTCCCCGCAGTTACCCTGTCCCAATCACTGGAGAATATTGACAAGACATCGGGAGTATCACGAGAGGACTTGCTAAGGCCCCAAGGCGCTCAAAAGCAGGGAAATGTCCTCTGTCTGATGCCCTGCGTCAATGGCCAGTCTTACAGCGTCTCTCAGAATCAAATTGTCCACCTGGAGGGATCGGAAACCCCAACAACAACCTCCAAGATTCCCAAGAAGTTCGCTTATTTCAACAAATCTCCACAGGGACAAAAACGTCGAGGATTGGTTCTCAACCTCACTAATCAGTTCGAGGCAGCTGGCAGCAAGCCCGGCACCCCCGAGGACTCACAGGGATCACCAGAGGGTGATCAGAAGCCTCTCCAAAGGGAGAACTCCCAGAGAAGTCTGCCAGGAAATCAACTTAGTGATGATAAAAACGTTAAAATCATtctgaataatgaaattaacgACTCCAAGAGATTAGACGTGTCTCAGAAGTGGTGCAACAACACCAGAAGGCCCTCGAAGCAAGAGAGAATCTCACCAACTGGTGGTGATAAACAAAAACAAGAGCAGAAGGATAAGAGTGAAAATTGGGAGAAGCCTCAGAAGAGGAAATTGAAGAAGGAGGATCCATTTTCAGCTCATGTAGATAAGGTTTTCGATAGGGAGGAGCGACGTGATCCCTCGAGGGAGTCACCCAGTCGTCAGAGCTCGTGGAGTTCTTATGATTCAGCTGTGGGCTTGGACACGAGTGTCTACACTTCCTGGAGTACTTTGCCATCCAGGAACAGCTCCTGGGGATCTTATGACATGAGGGGAGATCCGAGGGATCCTCTGGGGTCGAGTGGACTCTTCCCTTATGACAGGGAAGAAATTCCCTGGCATCCGGGAACCGTCAAGAGGACGAAACAAAAACTGGAGGAGGGTAACGTCAAAAGGGTGTGCACGCAGGTGGAGGATGACAAGAGGGATGAGGTGTCCAGTACTGATGGACTTCAGGAAGATATAATGGGCTTCAGGGGTTCACCGACTCTTGGCAGACGAGGGGGTGGCAAGGGAGAGAGGCTGGCAGAGGGCTCTAGGGGAATTGAGATCAAGGAGAGTTTGAATCATCAGGCTGATAGACTCTCCACGTCAGCCCCAGTGCCCTCCTCCCTCTTGGAACATAATGCCATCGGTACCCTCAGGACCTGTAGATCTGAGAGCGAGACATCCAATCAGGTAGTGGACACCACCCAGTGTCCGTCAGTCAAGCACCATAAGATGATTCTTGAGAACTTGAGCAACAAAACGAAGAGATGTTTTCCTGGTGAAGACTCGCCTGAAGTgatctcctcctcctcctcatcctcctccTCGTCGGAGGGCCACCGAGGTATCCCTGGGATTGTCAAGAATCTCAAGAAGGAATTCGAGGCGAAATCCACCAGGTTCGAGCGCTCACCTGAGGGTACCGACGAGGAAAAGTGGTCCagaaaagagggaaaaacAAAAGTCCGAAGTCTTCCATCATCACCAGTCATTGCTCACAACGACGGAAAAATTCGTGTCAATGTGGACGGAGAGGAAAGCCATGGGAAGTCTGTGCTCAAGAGTAATGAGGACCTCTCGGTGAGGGTTCTCGTTGATAAATATGAGAAGCCTGGGGTGAAAATGCGAGGGGAGGTCCACCCTCCAGCCAGGAGTAAAATTGCAACTCATGAATTTGCTAGACGATCAGCACCCGTTACCATGACGTCTACGAGCTTCATGGAGGAAGGGGAGAGAGGGAGGCCGCCTGTTGGGGGCTGCCAGGGGGTCATCGCGACGGTTGTGGCGCAGGCTGCTAGCAAGAAACAGCAGCAGCATGGGAGGACTCATCCACTTGCTAGGCTGCAGGTCCGGCCTAGGCTGGGGCCTCTGTATAATACAATGTAA
- the LOC135160818 gene encoding protein phosphatase Slingshot isoform X2 — MALVTVQRSPSVSSSPQSSKGVLLCVVPPPDAPQPPSPWSSILRSTCEDKNIEKVKSKCTQRSSSIRLECGDYSDSGAGAPADEEDATRGCKSLSECYFAGKGAALILPPTERARPSRRVSAAGCDIQQHLQSMFWLLRPEETLKMAVKLESVHPGRTRYLVVVSCNGNQDAEESCLLGIDCHAQATVGLVLRVLADTAITLDGDGSALQTLHKVSSKAREQNYFSGGLSHDWVSYYEQRIASDRSCLNEWNAMDSLESRRPPSPDSVRTKPREREETERVIRATLKEIMMSVDLDEVTSKYIRGRLEEQLDMDLVEFKPFIDQEMLIILGQMDAPTEIFDHVYLGSEWNASNLEELQKNGVRHILNVTREIDNFFPGMFNYLNVRVYDDEKTDLLKHWDDTFKYISKARKEGSKVLVHCKMGVSRSASVVIAYAMKAYNWDFSQAWKHVKNKRNCIKPNSSFLSQLETYQGILDAMKNKEKLQRSKSDTNLKSPTRLHRSKTNPDDEKTPHPILTSSSGTYLKKRGQRPKSWSPHVELQDILPAVTLSQSLENIDKTSGVSREDLLRPQGAQKQGNVLCLMPCVNGQSYSVSQNQIVHLEGSETPTTTSKIPKKFAYFNKSPQGQKRRGLVLNLTNQFEAAGSKPGTPEDSQGSPEGDQKPLQRENSQRSLPGNQLSDDKNVKIILNNEINDSKRLDVSQKWCNNTRRPSKQERISPTGGDKQKQEQKDKSENWEKPQKRKLKKEDPFSAHVDKVFDREERRDPSRESPSRQSSWSSYDSAVGLDTSVYTSWSTLPSRNSSWGSYDMRGDPRDPLGSSGLFPYDREEIPWHPGTVKRTKQKLEEGNVKRVCTQVEDDKRDEVSSTDGLQEDIMGFRGSPTLGRRGGGKGERLAEGSRGIEIKESLNHQADRLSTSAPVPSSLLEHNAIGTLRTCRSESETSNQVVDTTQCPSVKHHKMILENLSNKTKRCFPGEDSPEVISSSSSSSSSSEGHRGIPGIVKNLKKEFEAKSTRFERSPEGTDEEKWSRKEGKTKVRSLPSSPVIAHNDGKIRVNVDGEESHGKSVLKSNEDLSVRVLVDKYEKPGVKMRGEVHPPARSKIATHEFARRSAPVTMTSTSFMEEGERGRPPVGGCQGVIATVVAQAASKKQQQHGRTHPLARLQVRPRLGPLYNTM, encoded by the exons ATGGCATTGGTGACGGTGCAGCGATCGCCCAGTGTTTCAAGCTCACCCCAGAGCTCG AAAGGTGTATTACTTTGTGTTGTACCTCCACCTGACGCTCCACAGCCACCCTCACCGTGGTCGAGCATCCTGCGGTCCACGTGCGAGGACAAGAACATTGAAAAAGTCAAGTCCAAGTGCACACAGAGATCCAGCAGCATTCGATTGGAATGTGGGGATTACAGT GACTCGGGCGCAGGAGCACCGGCCGACGAGGAGGATGCAACGCGTGGCTGCAAGAG tttaagCGAATGCTACTTTGCGGGAAAAGGAGCAGCGCTGATACTCCCCCCGACTGAACGTGCAAGACCATCACGTCGTGTCTCAGCAGCAGGATGCGATATACAGCAGCATCTCCAGTCAATGTTTTGGCTGCTGCGACCCGAGGAAACCCTAAAAATG GCTGTTAAATTGGAATCAGTTCATCCGGGAAGAACGCGTTACCTTGTCGTTGTTTCATGCAATGGTAACCAGGATGCAGAGGAGAGCTGCCTCCTTGGTATTGATTGTCATGCACAGGCGACCGTTGGGCTCGTTCTACGAGTGCTCGCCGACACGGCTATAACCCTCGACGGTGACGG gtcAGCACTGCAGACTCTCCACAAAGTCTCGAGCAAAGCGAGGGagcagaattatttttctggtgGTTTGTCACACGATTGGGTCAGCTACTATGAGCAACGTATCGCGAGTGATCGCTCGTGTCTCAACGAGTGGAATGCCATGGATAGTCTTGAGTCCAGGAGGCCACCATCGCCGGACAGTGTCCGCACGAA ACCCAGAGAACGCGAAGAAACTGAACGGGTGATCCGTGCGACACTGAAGGAGATAATGATGTCAGTGGATCTCGACGAAGTGACATCCAAGTACATCCGTGGGAGGCTCGAGGAGCAGTTGGATATGGATCTAGTTGAATTCAAACCATTCATCGATCAGGAGATGCTGATTATTCTCGGTCAGATGGATGCGCCCACAGAGATATTCGATCACGTGTACTTGGGAAGCGAATGGAACGCCAGTAATCTCGAGGAGTTGCAGAAAAATGG CGTTCGTCACATTCTCAACGTAACCCGAGAAATCGATAACTTCTTCCCAGGAATGTTCAACTACCTCAACGTAAGAGTCTACGATGATGAGAAAACAGATCTCCTGAAGCACTGGGACGATACCTTCAAGTACATCTCCAAAGCCCGAAAAGAGGGCTCAAAAGTCCTTGTTCACTGTAAAATGGGTGTCTCTCGTTCAGCATCAGTGGTGATAGCCTACGCCATGAAGGCCTACAACTGGGACTTCTCCCAAGCGTGGAAGCACGTGAAAAATAAACGCAACTGCATAAAGCCCAACTCCTCGTTTCTCTCGCAATTGGAGACTTACCAGGGAATTTTAGACGCCATGAAGAACAAGGAGAAACTCCAGCGTTCGAAGTCTGATACTAATTTGAAATCCCCGACTCGCCTCCATCGTTCGAAGACGAATCCTGATGATGAGAAAACACCCCATCCCATCCTGACATCATCCTCAGGGACCTATCTCAAGAAAAGAGGCCAGAGGCcgaagagttggtcgccccaCGTGGAGCTGCAGGATATACTCCCCGCAGTTACCCTGTCCCAATCACTGGAGAATATTGACAAGACATCGGGAGTATCACGAGAGGACTTGCTAAGGCCCCAAGGCGCTCAAAAGCAGGGAAATGTCCTCTGTCTGATGCCCTGCGTCAATGGCCAGTCTTACAGCGTCTCTCAGAATCAAATTGTCCACCTGGAGGGATCGGAAACCCCAACAACAACCTCCAAGATTCCCAAGAAGTTCGCTTATTTCAACAAATCTCCACAGGGACAAAAACGTCGAGGATTGGTTCTCAACCTCACTAATCAGTTCGAGGCAGCTGGCAGCAAGCCCGGCACCCCCGAGGACTCACAGGGATCACCAGAGGGTGATCAGAAGCCTCTCCAAAGGGAGAACTCCCAGAGAAGTCTGCCAGGAAATCAACTTAGTGATGATAAAAACGTTAAAATCATtctgaataatgaaattaacgACTCCAAGAGATTAGACGTGTCTCAGAAGTGGTGCAACAACACCAGAAGGCCCTCGAAGCAAGAGAGAATCTCACCAACTGGTGGTGATAAACAAAAACAAGAGCAGAAGGATAAGAGTGAAAATTGGGAGAAGCCTCAGAAGAGGAAATTGAAGAAGGAGGATCCATTTTCAGCTCATGTAGATAAGGTTTTCGATAGGGAGGAGCGACGTGATCCCTCGAGGGAGTCACCCAGTCGTCAGAGCTCGTGGAGTTCTTATGATTCAGCTGTGGGCTTGGACACGAGTGTCTACACTTCCTGGAGTACTTTGCCATCCAGGAACAGCTCCTGGGGATCTTATGACATGAGGGGAGATCCGAGGGATCCTCTGGGGTCGAGTGGACTCTTCCCTTATGACAGGGAAGAAATTCCCTGGCATCCGGGAACCGTCAAGAGGACGAAACAAAAACTGGAGGAGGGTAACGTCAAAAGGGTGTGCACGCAGGTGGAGGATGACAAGAGGGATGAGGTGTCCAGTACTGATGGACTTCAGGAAGATATAATGGGCTTCAGGGGTTCACCGACTCTTGGCAGACGAGGGGGTGGCAAGGGAGAGAGGCTGGCAGAGGGCTCTAGGGGAATTGAGATCAAGGAGAGTTTGAATCATCAGGCTGATAGACTCTCCACGTCAGCCCCAGTGCCCTCCTCCCTCTTGGAACATAATGCCATCGGTACCCTCAGGACCTGTAGATCTGAGAGCGAGACATCCAATCAGGTAGTGGACACCACCCAGTGTCCGTCAGTCAAGCACCATAAGATGATTCTTGAGAACTTGAGCAACAAAACGAAGAGATGTTTTCCTGGTGAAGACTCGCCTGAAGTgatctcctcctcctcctcatcctcctccTCGTCGGAGGGCCACCGAGGTATCCCTGGGATTGTCAAGAATCTCAAGAAGGAATTCGAGGCGAAATCCACCAGGTTCGAGCGCTCACCTGAGGGTACCGACGAGGAAAAGTGGTCCagaaaagagggaaaaacAAAAGTCCGAAGTCTTCCATCATCACCAGTCATTGCTCACAACGACGGAAAAATTCGTGTCAATGTGGACGGAGAGGAAAGCCATGGGAAGTCTGTGCTCAAGAGTAATGAGGACCTCTCGGTGAGGGTTCTCGTTGATAAATATGAGAAGCCTGGGGTGAAAATGCGAGGGGAGGTCCACCCTCCAGCCAGGAGTAAAATTGCAACTCATGAATTTGCTAGACGATCAGCACCCGTTACCATGACGTCTACGAGCTTCATGGAGGAAGGGGAGAGAGGGAGGCCGCCTGTTGGGGGCTGCCAGGGGGTCATCGCGACGGTTGTGGCGCAGGCTGCTAGCAAGAAACAGCAGCAGCATGGGAGGACTCATCCACTTGCTAGGCTGCAGGTCCGGCCTAGGCTGGGGCCTCTGTATAATACAATGTAA
- the LOC135160818 gene encoding protein phosphatase Slingshot isoform X3 yields the protein MALVTVQRSPSVSSSPQSSDSGAGAPADEEDATRGCKSLSECYFAGKGAALILPPTERARPSRRVSAAGCDIQQHLQSMFWLLRPEETLKMAVKLESVHPGRTRYLVVVSCNGNQDAEESCLLGIDCHAQATVGLVLRVLADTAITLDGDGGFSVSVCGRQHIFKPVSVQAMWSALQTLHKVSSKAREQNYFSGGLSHDWVSYYEQRIASDRSCLNEWNAMDSLESRRPPSPDSVRTKPREREETERVIRATLKEIMMSVDLDEVTSKYIRGRLEEQLDMDLVEFKPFIDQEMLIILGQMDAPTEIFDHVYLGSEWNASNLEELQKNGVRHILNVTREIDNFFPGMFNYLNVRVYDDEKTDLLKHWDDTFKYISKARKEGSKVLVHCKMGVSRSASVVIAYAMKAYNWDFSQAWKHVKNKRNCIKPNSSFLSQLETYQGILDAMKNKEKLQRSKSDTNLKSPTRLHRSKTNPDDEKTPHPILTSSSGTYLKKRGQRPKSWSPHVELQDILPAVTLSQSLENIDKTSGVSREDLLRPQGAQKQGNVLCLMPCVNGQSYSVSQNQIVHLEGSETPTTTSKIPKKFAYFNKSPQGQKRRGLVLNLTNQFEAAGSKPGTPEDSQGSPEGDQKPLQRENSQRSLPGNQLSDDKNVKIILNNEINDSKRLDVSQKWCNNTRRPSKQERISPTGGDKQKQEQKDKSENWEKPQKRKLKKEDPFSAHVDKVFDREERRDPSRESPSRQSSWSSYDSAVGLDTSVYTSWSTLPSRNSSWGSYDMRGDPRDPLGSSGLFPYDREEIPWHPGTVKRTKQKLEEGNVKRVCTQVEDDKRDEVSSTDGLQEDIMGFRGSPTLGRRGGGKGERLAEGSRGIEIKESLNHQADRLSTSAPVPSSLLEHNAIGTLRTCRSESETSNQVVDTTQCPSVKHHKMILENLSNKTKRCFPGEDSPEVISSSSSSSSSSEGHRGIPGIVKNLKKEFEAKSTRFERSPEGTDEEKWSRKEGKTKVRSLPSSPVIAHNDGKIRVNVDGEESHGKSVLKSNEDLSVRVLVDKYEKPGVKMRGEVHPPARSKIATHEFARRSAPVTMTSTSFMEEGERGRPPVGGCQGVIATVVAQAASKKQQQHGRTHPLARLQVRPRLGPLYNTM from the exons ATGGCATTGGTGACGGTGCAGCGATCGCCCAGTGTTTCAAGCTCACCCCAGAGCTCG GACTCGGGCGCAGGAGCACCGGCCGACGAGGAGGATGCAACGCGTGGCTGCAAGAG tttaagCGAATGCTACTTTGCGGGAAAAGGAGCAGCGCTGATACTCCCCCCGACTGAACGTGCAAGACCATCACGTCGTGTCTCAGCAGCAGGATGCGATATACAGCAGCATCTCCAGTCAATGTTTTGGCTGCTGCGACCCGAGGAAACCCTAAAAATG GCTGTTAAATTGGAATCAGTTCATCCGGGAAGAACGCGTTACCTTGTCGTTGTTTCATGCAATGGTAACCAGGATGCAGAGGAGAGCTGCCTCCTTGGTATTGATTGTCATGCACAGGCGACCGTTGGGCTCGTTCTACGAGTGCTCGCCGACACGGCTATAACCCTCGACGGTGACGG GGGATTCAGCGTCAGTGTGTGCGGACGACAACACATCTTCAAACCCGTCTCGGTACAGGCCATGTG gtcAGCACTGCAGACTCTCCACAAAGTCTCGAGCAAAGCGAGGGagcagaattatttttctggtgGTTTGTCACACGATTGGGTCAGCTACTATGAGCAACGTATCGCGAGTGATCGCTCGTGTCTCAACGAGTGGAATGCCATGGATAGTCTTGAGTCCAGGAGGCCACCATCGCCGGACAGTGTCCGCACGAA ACCCAGAGAACGCGAAGAAACTGAACGGGTGATCCGTGCGACACTGAAGGAGATAATGATGTCAGTGGATCTCGACGAAGTGACATCCAAGTACATCCGTGGGAGGCTCGAGGAGCAGTTGGATATGGATCTAGTTGAATTCAAACCATTCATCGATCAGGAGATGCTGATTATTCTCGGTCAGATGGATGCGCCCACAGAGATATTCGATCACGTGTACTTGGGAAGCGAATGGAACGCCAGTAATCTCGAGGAGTTGCAGAAAAATGG CGTTCGTCACATTCTCAACGTAACCCGAGAAATCGATAACTTCTTCCCAGGAATGTTCAACTACCTCAACGTAAGAGTCTACGATGATGAGAAAACAGATCTCCTGAAGCACTGGGACGATACCTTCAAGTACATCTCCAAAGCCCGAAAAGAGGGCTCAAAAGTCCTTGTTCACTGTAAAATGGGTGTCTCTCGTTCAGCATCAGTGGTGATAGCCTACGCCATGAAGGCCTACAACTGGGACTTCTCCCAAGCGTGGAAGCACGTGAAAAATAAACGCAACTGCATAAAGCCCAACTCCTCGTTTCTCTCGCAATTGGAGACTTACCAGGGAATTTTAGACGCCATGAAGAACAAGGAGAAACTCCAGCGTTCGAAGTCTGATACTAATTTGAAATCCCCGACTCGCCTCCATCGTTCGAAGACGAATCCTGATGATGAGAAAACACCCCATCCCATCCTGACATCATCCTCAGGGACCTATCTCAAGAAAAGAGGCCAGAGGCcgaagagttggtcgccccaCGTGGAGCTGCAGGATATACTCCCCGCAGTTACCCTGTCCCAATCACTGGAGAATATTGACAAGACATCGGGAGTATCACGAGAGGACTTGCTAAGGCCCCAAGGCGCTCAAAAGCAGGGAAATGTCCTCTGTCTGATGCCCTGCGTCAATGGCCAGTCTTACAGCGTCTCTCAGAATCAAATTGTCCACCTGGAGGGATCGGAAACCCCAACAACAACCTCCAAGATTCCCAAGAAGTTCGCTTATTTCAACAAATCTCCACAGGGACAAAAACGTCGAGGATTGGTTCTCAACCTCACTAATCAGTTCGAGGCAGCTGGCAGCAAGCCCGGCACCCCCGAGGACTCACAGGGATCACCAGAGGGTGATCAGAAGCCTCTCCAAAGGGAGAACTCCCAGAGAAGTCTGCCAGGAAATCAACTTAGTGATGATAAAAACGTTAAAATCATtctgaataatgaaattaacgACTCCAAGAGATTAGACGTGTCTCAGAAGTGGTGCAACAACACCAGAAGGCCCTCGAAGCAAGAGAGAATCTCACCAACTGGTGGTGATAAACAAAAACAAGAGCAGAAGGATAAGAGTGAAAATTGGGAGAAGCCTCAGAAGAGGAAATTGAAGAAGGAGGATCCATTTTCAGCTCATGTAGATAAGGTTTTCGATAGGGAGGAGCGACGTGATCCCTCGAGGGAGTCACCCAGTCGTCAGAGCTCGTGGAGTTCTTATGATTCAGCTGTGGGCTTGGACACGAGTGTCTACACTTCCTGGAGTACTTTGCCATCCAGGAACAGCTCCTGGGGATCTTATGACATGAGGGGAGATCCGAGGGATCCTCTGGGGTCGAGTGGACTCTTCCCTTATGACAGGGAAGAAATTCCCTGGCATCCGGGAACCGTCAAGAGGACGAAACAAAAACTGGAGGAGGGTAACGTCAAAAGGGTGTGCACGCAGGTGGAGGATGACAAGAGGGATGAGGTGTCCAGTACTGATGGACTTCAGGAAGATATAATGGGCTTCAGGGGTTCACCGACTCTTGGCAGACGAGGGGGTGGCAAGGGAGAGAGGCTGGCAGAGGGCTCTAGGGGAATTGAGATCAAGGAGAGTTTGAATCATCAGGCTGATAGACTCTCCACGTCAGCCCCAGTGCCCTCCTCCCTCTTGGAACATAATGCCATCGGTACCCTCAGGACCTGTAGATCTGAGAGCGAGACATCCAATCAGGTAGTGGACACCACCCAGTGTCCGTCAGTCAAGCACCATAAGATGATTCTTGAGAACTTGAGCAACAAAACGAAGAGATGTTTTCCTGGTGAAGACTCGCCTGAAGTgatctcctcctcctcctcatcctcctccTCGTCGGAGGGCCACCGAGGTATCCCTGGGATTGTCAAGAATCTCAAGAAGGAATTCGAGGCGAAATCCACCAGGTTCGAGCGCTCACCTGAGGGTACCGACGAGGAAAAGTGGTCCagaaaagagggaaaaacAAAAGTCCGAAGTCTTCCATCATCACCAGTCATTGCTCACAACGACGGAAAAATTCGTGTCAATGTGGACGGAGAGGAAAGCCATGGGAAGTCTGTGCTCAAGAGTAATGAGGACCTCTCGGTGAGGGTTCTCGTTGATAAATATGAGAAGCCTGGGGTGAAAATGCGAGGGGAGGTCCACCCTCCAGCCAGGAGTAAAATTGCAACTCATGAATTTGCTAGACGATCAGCACCCGTTACCATGACGTCTACGAGCTTCATGGAGGAAGGGGAGAGAGGGAGGCCGCCTGTTGGGGGCTGCCAGGGGGTCATCGCGACGGTTGTGGCGCAGGCTGCTAGCAAGAAACAGCAGCAGCATGGGAGGACTCATCCACTTGCTAGGCTGCAGGTCCGGCCTAGGCTGGGGCCTCTGTATAATACAATGTAA